One Dermacentor andersoni chromosome 6, qqDerAnde1_hic_scaffold, whole genome shotgun sequence genomic window carries:
- the LOC126522720 gene encoding neprilysin-like — MLQIQALQHEMEVSVGSMNPLHLSSHRANTHTAIALFLTAVAVAAVVLLISRWLAYEPVVGFCETPDCRKHAEELKAAMDRSADPCTDFYKFACGSWKAVGKEKSVIARVFTSSAAMAMREMEADPQLSVVPMAPQYYQSCIGARIDMDSELEIFKKFKRDLGLDWPEKVQNAVVDPLTLLLNLSINWNFHVFFNLRAMPVYRKRSQTLYMRRGLLTPKWQDLSEPRRWMANVREHCRLLKAKLPDSAYAELEAVVKDLMNASISVPRDATNDTTFALNEIEHFIQPASNWWRDQLNELHGPQFSWTLYSPVALEDATILLKLDRLVKNYAEKRASLLTGLAWVFVRQNLWMIARKPELVLKLDPAALEMAMKRACLNYVQSYFGLLISARHIYERYNSTVRAALQQFYDFIKEELKQQFRRSEWIEETVKTKAIAKLDELSFNAMPEDRFFSKIDLNQLYRKFPRIRGQFVENFIAISKAYRQVIGEDSFISIFSKRLGGGDASRYNYYYNIAFVALGAMEPPILYGDGTPSMQYGSLGPMLAQCMVRSFDGRGAFVSKAGDNEAWWGASEEYHKRVNCDFLHGQGGPTGGPGSRRQSALFPLATGLAVVYAAYRSEVASQYQIKYAVDELRLRGLEDFSEDQLFFLTYCLSTCAANSSGDACNVPLQHSINFAAAFQCEVNSRMNPSNKCLFFE, encoded by the coding sequence ACATCTAAGCTCGCACAGGGCAAACACGCACACCGCCATCGCGTTGTTCCTGACAGCGGTGGCTGTCGCCGCTGTCGTGCTGCTCATCAGCAGATGGCTGGCCTACGAGCCCGTCGTGGGCTTCTGCGAAACTCCCGATTGCCGGAAGCACGCCGAAGAGCTGAAGGCCGCCATGGACAGGAGCGCCGATCCGTGCACCGATTTCTACAAGTTCGCCTGCGGCTCCTGGAAGGCCGTGGGCAAGGAGAAATCCGTGATAGCGCGCGTCTTCACCTCGTCGGCCGCCATGGCGATGAGGGAGATGGAGGCGGATCCACAGCTGTCCGTGGTGCCGATGGCGCCCCAGTACTACCAGAGTTGCATTGGGGCTCGCATCGATATGGACAGCGAGCTGGAGATCTTCAAGAAATTTAAGCGCGACCTTGGCCTGGATTGGCCCGAGAAGGTGCAGAACGCCGTGGTCGATCCGCTGACGTTGCTGCTGAACTTGAGCATCAACTGGAACTTTCACGTGTTCTTTAACCTGCGAGCCATGCCCGTGTACAGAAAAAGGAGCCAGACGCTTTACATGAGACGCGGCTTGCTGACGCCCAAATGGCAGGACCTGAGCGAACCGCGAAGGTGGATGGCCAACGTCCGGGAGCACTGCAGACTTCTGAAGGCCAAGCTTCCGGACAGCGCTTACGCGGAACTGGAAGCGGTGGTCAAAGACCTCATGAACGCCTCCATCAGCGTGCCGCGGGATGCCACCAACGACACCACGTTTGCGCTGAACGAGATTGAGCACTTCATACAGCCCGCGTCGAATTGGTGGCGGGACCAGCTGAACGAACTCCACGGGCCCCAGTTCAGCTGGACGCTGTACAGTCCAGTGGCGCTCGAGGACGCCACCATCCTCCTGAAACTCGATCGCCTGGTGAAAAACTACGCAGAAAAGAGGGCGTCTCTGCTTACTGGGTTGGCGTGGGTGTTTGTCCGGCAGAACCTGTGGATGATCGCCAGAAAGCCGGAGCTGGTCCTCAAGCTTGACCCCGCTGCGCTCGAGATGGCCATGAAGAGGGCCTGCCTGAACTACGTGCAGTCGTATTTCGGACTCCTCATCTCGGCCAGACACATATACGAGCGCTACAACTCCACCGTCCGCGCCGCGTTGCAACAGTTTTACGACTTCATCAAGGAGGAGCTGAAGCAGCAGTTCCGTCGCAGCGAATGGATCGAGGAGACCGTCAAGACGAAGGCGATCGCCAAGCTGGACGAGCTGAGCTTCAACGCGATGCCTGAAGACCGCTTCTTCTCGAAGATCGACTTGAACCAGCTGTACAGGAAGTTCCCCAGGATCCGCGGTCAGTTCGTGGAGAACTTCATCGCCATATCCAAGGCGTACCGCCAGGTCATCGGCGAGGACAGCTTCATCAGCATCTTCTCGAAGCGGCTGGGCGGCGGCGACGCGAGTcgctacaactactactacaacaTCGCCTTCGTGGCGCTGGGCGCCATGGAGCCGCCGATCCTGTACGGCGACGGCACGCCCTCCATGCAGtacgggtcgctgggcccgatgCTTGCGCAGTGCATGGTGCGCTCATTCGACGGCCGCGGCGCGTTCGTCAGCAAGGCCGGCGACAACGAGGCCTGGTGGGGAGCGTCGGAGGAGTACCACAAGCGCGTCAACTGCGACTTCCTGCACGGGCAGGGCGGCCCGACCGGAGGGCCCGGCTCGCGGCGCCAGTCGGCGCTGTTCCCGCTGGCGACCGGGCTGGCCGTCGTGTACGCGGCGTACCGAAGCGAAGTGGCGTCGCAGTACCAGATCAAGTACGCCGTCGACGAGCTTCGGCTGCGGGGCCTGGAAGACTTCTCCGAAGACCAGCTGTTCTTCCTCACCTACTGCCTGTCCACCTGCGCTGCCAACAGCAGCGGCGACGCGTGCAATGTGCCCCTCCAGCATTCGATCAATTTTGCCGCCGCTTTCCAATGCGAGGTGAATAGCCGCATGAACCCGTCGAACAAGTGTCT